gagcagcaccatccatcactccagagaacacagctctgccactgctccactgctcaatgctgctggggggctttacacccctctctagcccacgcctggcatcaggcagcatggtgccaatagcttcatggtgtagatctgctccagagagtccggggggtggggggttgtaaGGGACTGAgtgcattccttagaaggggtgtccacaaacatttggacatatagtgtatctccaaaatggattttattccaggtcattttggagcatttctattggtccattcttcaagaacttctgacacaatgtacagaacaaCTGAACTGAAGGACTGGAGCTTCTACCCCCCTCTGGTGACACTTTTCCCTGGAAGGGGTGTAACTCCACCCCCCTCTGTCCCGTCCCTCACTATATAACACTCTCAGCTCTGCTCTGACACTAAACTGGCTCTAAACACACAGCGCTGAGCTTCTTCACCACCTCTTCATCTCCAGCTCCTCTCGGTTCTTCTCctccttgttgttgttgttgttgttgttgttgttgttgttgtcgtccATCGTCTCCATGGTAACCGCGCCCAGCGCCCTCCTCGTGGCCGCCACGGCGTTGGCGTGGCTCGCGCGggcttcctcttcttcctctccctccGCCTCAGCATCATTATCCTCGTCGTCGTCAtcttcatcagcatcatcatcatcgtcatcatctcCGTCTTTGTCATGGTCTCGCGCCGCAGGACCCGTGATCCGCTGCGAGCCGTGCGACGCTGGCGCGCGCACCCTCTGCAAGCCCGTGCCGCTGGACTGCGCGGAGCGCGTGCGCGAGCCCGGCTGCGGCTGCTGCCTCACGTGCGCGCTGCTCGCGGGCGCGCGCTGCGGCGTGTACACGGGCCGCTGCGGCGCGGGGCTCGCGTGCCGTCACGAGTCGGGCGAGCCGAGACCCCTGCTCGCGCTGCTGGAGGGTCGCGGGGTCTGCGTGAACGGAACGAAGGCGAGGGCCAAGGGCGCAGGAGGCGCGAGGGCCACGGGAACCAACCAGGAAGGTAGGGCGCGCGCGGGGTTTGCGATCAAAGGAGGGACACTATGAGGTGTTcatgtaaacagtgtaaacagtaCAGAGTGAAGGGGTGGTCTGACGGTCCCCTAAGACcctaataatatttaataattacattaatatttaatattgaacTACTAATGattaatttgattaattaattgattacaCTAATATGTTCGTTATTAGAGGGTGGCTGATGGTATATTTACTCCACTGAGCTCCACTTTTAGGACTGATGTATGttaatgacctctgttctgattggaccCCCTGAATTGTGCCTTAGTTAAAAAGCAGTCTATACTTAAAAACTTCCTATAAATTAAaagtgaatgggcggggcttaaCAACTCATTTAGGCTCTTCTATGTTTAAAcagaatgggcggagctaaacttcTGCTTTAGGCTTGTttaaaatgaaagtaaatgggcggagctaaacaaATGCTTTAGTGCTCTTTTAAATTTAaagtgaatgggcggggctaaacttaTGCTTTAGTGCTCTTTTAAATTTAaagtgaatgggcggggctaaacttaTGCTTTAGTGCTCTTTTAAATTTAAAgtaaatgggcggagctaaacaaATGCTTTAGTGCTCTTTTAAATTTAaagtgaatgggcggggctaaacttaTGCTTTAGTGCTCTTTTAAATTTAaagtgaatgggcggggctaaacttaTGCTTTAGGCTTGTTTCAATTTAtagtgaatgggcggggctaaacttaTGCTTTAGGCTTGTTTAAATTGAAAgtaaatgggcggagctaaacaaATGCTTTAGTGCTCTTTTAAATTTAtagtgaatgggcggggctaaacttaTGCTTTAGGCTTGTTTAAATTTAaagtgaatgggcggggctaaacttaTGCTTTAGGCTTGTTTAAATTTAaagtgaatgggcggggctaaacttaTGCTTTAGTGCTCTTTTAAATTTAaagtgaatgggcggggctaaacttaTGCTTTAGGCTTGTTTCAATTTAtagtgaatgggcggggctaaacttaTGCTTTAGGCTTGTTTAAATTGAAGGTAAATAGGCGGGGCTAAATGACTGCTTTGGGCTCTTTCAAATTTTAAATAATTGGGCAGAGCTAAGCTTCTGCTCTAGGCGtgtttaaatgtaaagtaaatgggcggagctaaagaACTGTTTAAGCTCCTTTAAATTTAAAGTGAATAGGCGGGGCTAAACTTCTACTTTAGGGTTGTTTAAATTTAAAGTAAATGGGCGGAGTTAAACAACTGCTTTAGGCTTTttcaaattttaaataaatgggcggggctaaagaACTGCTTTAGGCTATTTGAAATGTAAAGTAAATAGGCAGAGCTAAACTTCAGCTTTATGTTTGTTCAAATTTGAAttaaatgggcggagctaaacgaCTGATTTAGGCTTATTTAAATTTAAGTGAATGGATGGGGCTAAACTTTAGCTTTAGGCTTGTTTAAATTGAaagtgaatgggtggagctaaacttcACTTTGTGTTTGTTCAAATTTGAATAAAATAGGTGGAGCTAAATGACTGATTTAGGCTTATTTTAATTTAagtgaatgggcggagctaaactttAGCTTTAGGCTTGTTTAAATTTAaagtgaatgggcggggctaaatgaCAGCATTAGTCTGAATATACAAACATATGTGACATCACGTTACACTGTTCATCTGAAGAGTTTTGATGCATTAGTGAATTTTTGGTGGTGGACTCTGTTCTAGGCTTATTCTAGACTTACCATCTAGTACCAAGTTTGGTTAGTCAAGGCTTCATTAAGTTCAATCAGATGTAATTCTGGAGTGGAACAAGTCTGTGCTTCAACAAGAAGATCTAGAACTAAAAGATATCAACTCGAATAGAATAGACTTTatagaacagataaacatgaacctatcacCACCAttctgcctaataccaggcgtgggctagaggggtataaagccccccagcattgagctgtggagcaatggaggaactgtgttctctggaatgatggaggttggtgctccatccaacacttttgggatgagttgaggagttggggttgATGAGGTGGTAATcatcatccaccatcctgacctcactaactcatAACTCTAtttctgtcactgaatgcaatcaaatcctcacagcaatgctcctccaaaatcttgtagaaagcctcctttgctggacagtagagacagtcactccagcaaaagcagaatGGACTTTttttaagacccttgatttcagaaaaaacaatgaatgagcaggtgtcccaatacttttgtccacatagtgtacttttcagcaacaagagcgttagtgaggttggatgatcgccaccccaactcatcccgaaagtactagacggagcaccaccatccatcattccagagccccacagctcaatgctgggaggctttatacccctctactagcccatgcctggcattagacagcatggtgccaataggttcatgcttatctgctccagagagtcctattggcaGTACAACAAGCAAGACTGCATCTAACTGAGAAGCAGCTCTAAAGGCCTATCAAGAGAAACCCGCTGGCTGCGAGCGAAGATCAATTAACTTTGGTATCCAACTTTTGCAGACGTTTTGGCACGACTACTAACAGCATGCAGAGACCTTCAACTAGCTGTCAGACGCCTCTGGGGGACCACACAGGCCTGCGTCACTAAACGTAGCACATGAGCGCTTCTTTTCCACAGtagttttgtgcatttttacaaACTACAGCATGAGCATGTGTGCTTTCCATGCGAGCCTCGCTAAATGAGCAGATTACTTTCTCCCGAATTTCAACTACCAGTTACCCAACCTGTACGTAAATCCCCTCACCCCCATTGTCACCAGTGAGGGCGGACTAGCACACCTAGCACACCTGGAGGGAGtctttttctgttctgataCAGATACCATTACATGAACATTTTTGCGTATCAGCCGATACCCGTTACCTTCAGGATTTCTTATGAACTTAGATCCTGTCTTTAGGATCTTTAAGGATCGTAACTCCTGCATTTAGGGTCTCTTAGATCTTAGCTTCTGCCCTTGGGATGTCTTAGGATCTTAGCTCCTGCCTTTAGGGTCTCTTAGATCATGGCTACTGCTCTTGGGATCTCTTAGGATCTTAGATCCTGCCTTTAGGGTCTTTTAGATCTTAGATCCTGCCTTTAGGATCTCTTAGGATCTTATCTCCTGCCTATAGGATCTCTTACAAACTTATATCCTGCCTTTAGGATCTTATAAGATCTTAGTCCCCACCCTTTAGGATCTCTTAGACCTTTGCTCCTGCCTTTAGGATCACTTATGAACTTAGATCCTTTATTTAGGATCTTTTAGGATCTTAACTCCTGCCTTTAGGGTCTCTTAGATCTTAGTTTCTGCTTTTGGGATCTCTTAGGATCTTAGCCCCTGCCCTTGGGATCTATTAGACCTTAGCTCCTGCATTTAGGATCCCTTATGAACTTAGATCCTGCCTTTAGGATCTTTTAGGATCTTAACTCCTGCATTTAGGGTCTCTTAGATCTTAGCTTCTGCCCTTGGGATCTCTTAGGATCTTAGATCATGTCTTTGGGGTCTCTTAGACCATAGCTACTGCTCATGGGATCTCTTAGGATCTTAGCTCCTGCCTTTAGGATCTCTTAGATCTTAGCTTCTGCCTTTAGGATCTCTTAGGATCTTAGGTCCTGCATATAGAATCTCTTACAAACGTAGATCCTGCTTTTAGGGTCTTATGAGATCTTAGCCCCTGCCCTTGGGATCTCTTAGACTTTAGCTCCTGCCTTTAGGATCTATTATGAACTTAGCTCCTGCCTTTAGGATCTCTTATGAACTTAGAACCTGCCTTTAGGATCTTAAGCCCTGCCTTTAGGGTCTCTTAGATCTTAGGTCCTGCATATAGAATCTCTTACAAACTTAGATCCTGCCTTTAGGATCTTATGAGATCTTAGCCCCTGCCCTTGGGATATCCTAGACTTTAGCTCCTGCCTTTAGGATCTATTATGAACTTAGCTCCTGCCTTTAGGATCTCTTATGAACTTAGATCCTGCCTTTAGGATCTTAAGCCCTGCCTTTAGGGTCTCTTAGATCTTAGGTCCTGCATATAGAATCTCTTACAAACTTAGATCCTGCCTTTAGGATCTTATGAGATCTTAGGTCCTGCCCTTGGGATATCCTAGACTTTAGCTCCTGCCTTTAGGATCTATTATGAACTTAGCTCCTGCCTTTAGGATCTCTTATGAACTTAGATCCTGCCTTTAGGATCTTAACCCCTGCATTTAGGGTCTCTTAGATCTTAGCTTCTGCCCTTGGGATCTCTTAGGATCTTAGATCATGTCTTTAGGGTCTCTTAGACCATAGCTCCTGCCCTTGGGATCTCTTAGGATCTTAGATCCTGCCTTTAAGGTCTTTTAGATCTTAGATCCTGCCTTTAGATCTCTTAGGATCTTAGCTTCTGCTTTATGTATGGAATTTCCATGAGTGTTCCAAATCGCCTGGGCTTTGAATGATGGCCCCAATAACTACGCAATAGACAAATAAAGGCATGTTTGATCAGGACTCTTTGAATATACTGCGCGTGTTGAAACTCCAGGCAGCTCTTGCTCTGAGAGGAAACGGACCTCAGAAATGTTTTGCAGTATAACGTCTCCATGTTTGTCCTGTTTTTGGGAGTGTTCCAGAGCAACAACCCTTCCCTGTCTTGTCGTCCAAGTTTTCCTTTTCGCTCTGCGTGCAGAACTCATCTGCAGCACTTTTGCATTCCCTTTATTTTGATTAGTGATCCAAAATTGAGACAATAAGAACCATCACGGGGTCCTATTTGGAACAGACTGATGTTCATAAACAATAACTGTGTGGTTCTTTTCATTTCCTAGAACGTCCTAGACTTAAGGCAGGTTGGCGCAAATCTCAAGTTTACTCCTTCTCAGCATTCCTTCGCTCCTGTGTGCAGTTCACGGTGCCAGGATTCCTGAGGGAGACCCCAGCAGCAACACCATGAGTGTCCCGGTGCCAACAGAGCATGAGCAGTCCACACACATCTTTGATCCCCACGAGCAGCAACCCCCACCTTatccaccaccccaccaccccaaGATTGAGCTGATTCACCGCGAGGAGGCCAGGAGAGGACAAAGCTTTAAAAAGGAGGAGCCTCCAGCTGTGGTCCCCTCTGACAAGCAGAACTTCTCCTTTGACTCCAGGCAGGAGCCTGAGTATGTAAGTACCAGAGGGCTCTGTGGGAGGGGTGTACATCTAATCCGAATCTGTTTAGTAGATTCGCTCGATTTCACAACTCCTTACCCCAAAGGTAGTCCCCCTGCCAAGACGCGTGGGGTCcacaatgtagctaacaagtaatggaggcCACACAGCTGTTATCCGCTATGGACTCATAGCTCAAGTGCAAACCCAATTTCGAGTGCCATCTTGGCTGACTAGATTTGGGGTAAGGgggaaattgtgtaaatattggcttctattttctttcttttaaagcAGGACTATTCGAAAACTGGTATTTTTGCTTccgggctccccctacaggtggggggTGTAATTCACTGCAGTAATTTCAGCTTCCCTGCTTGCGGCACACTTGACATTTTAcatgctgagagaaacagaaaagtccccaaagtgaaagaagcatgcagACTGTGGGGGTAGTGCTGACCGATACAACCTCAAATCACTATCACGATAAATCGAACATTTGACCTCGATTATAATTAATGAGCGATTAGTAATTAATGAGCTGCTGAGTTGCTCAATTGGCTCGGTTTTTGGAATCTCCTCATAGACTGGGTGGGGCGGAGTCACGTGACCACACATGCCATAGTGtgttttttaaaggaacagtacaTAACGTACCAACAGCAGTGTTTCCACTACATACATTTCCAGTACAAATTTTAACACAGTTATCAGTTCCTCAGCATTTTGCCTGTACtgcattaaattaatttatatttatatacatatggaGACACAGAAAGCCCCAGTGGATCACATCTGACTTGAAATTTACACTGAAAAAGGCAGCCATTCTTTTGGTAAACAGGCAAATGCTAAGGCTAAGTTACCTCAGCTGGCATTACTATCCCAGCCCTGTACAACTTGTTTGGATCTTTCAGCCGGAAAACAGCCAGTTCCCAGTGGGGGACGGATGCtgtatgtataaaaaggatgtaAATTAATAGTTTATAAAGCTGGTTGTACAGTGTAGTTGTACAGTATTTCATCCATTACGTGATATTTCCTTTTTGGGTACATTTAGTATGGCTTTGGGGGCGCTTGGGTAGGCCGCCGCTGCTCCTCCAGAGCTTCATACTGCATTAACCGACAAGCCAAGCCCAGAACAGCGGCAACGACAGAGACACTATTCCCCCTGTGACAGTCAGTGGACTATAATTATGACGCCGAAATGCTACATTTTGTAGCTTTAAAGTAATTtagacttacatttacatttatttaactaCATTTTATCATTCATTGCTGTAGCTATTTCAGAGAGACCACTCTGCTGTctcgcaaaaaccttgtttctctactgtgctgtttttcactttctgacattGTATAGGAATTCttcctgttttggagatatgagttttTTGTATGACAGTGACATGTGATTTCTCCATTTTTAAGCACTAGCTGAAGCGACATTGCTGACACTCTCAGAGCCAGCCGTGCAAAAGGCATGGTCGTGGATGGCAGTGGTAGTGCTGTTGCCACACTCTGAGCTTTGCACTCTTTGAGAGTCTTTTTTAAGTCCTTCTCTGTTCCGCAGTGTTTTCCAATGCATGACTCATTCCTCTATCAGGGTGTGCTCTTGCATTGTCAATCGGGTGGGGGACAGTATATTGGGTACAATCAACTGAAAACCTTGGAATTTTTTTTGACAAGCTCATGTATTACATGACTTCACACAGTATTTGGTGGGTTAAGAGGCAAACTTTGCCTCTACATGTCCATCTTATTGTCATGGTGTGTTAGatggatgaacactcgcagagatggaatcaaagCAAGCCATTTTATTGACAAAACCAGGATATAAAAAGGGGCAAGTGAGGCGAAATGAGCAGCAACTAGTGGGTAAAAGTAGTAAACAAAACTCAAACATGACAAATGAAATggtgaacacaacaaacctgagACCGGGAGGAGTCTGGAGCCAAGCAGGAGTAAAAGGAATACTAACGGAGGGGGAAACCAAAAGGGCCTGGTCGATAGGGGGTTAATGTGAACAGAAACTAGAGCAGCGCTCAATATACAAACgaggagagctggggaaccagctgctTGACCaaaacggcaaggccgacctaacctgaaacTGCAGCGTGCCACCGCGAGCTTGGGTGTGGGTAACCTGAGAATCCGGACAGGAAGCGAGCAAGCGAGCCTCGCTAGTCATGTGAGTAGCAGGGGGACCTACTCCTGAACGTGGGTAACGCACCgaag
This portion of the Salminus brasiliensis chromosome 9, fSalBra1.hap2, whole genome shotgun sequence genome encodes:
- the LOC140561952 gene encoding insulin-like growth factor-binding protein 3; translated protein: MVTAPSALLVAATALAWLARASSSSSPSASASLSSSSSSSSASSSSSSSPSLSWSRAAGPVIRCEPCDAGARTLCKPVPLDCAERVREPGCGCCLTCALLAGARCGVYTGRCGAGLACRHESGEPRPLLALLEGRGVCVNGTKARAKGAGGARATGTNQEVHGARIPEGDPSSNTMSVPVPTEHEQSTHIFDPHEQQPPPYPPPHHPKIELIHREEARRGQSFKKEEPPAVVPSDKQNFSFDSRQEPEYGPCRREMESILNGLKIADMLNPRGFRIPNCDKKGFYKKRQCRPSKGRKRGLCWCVDKYGQSLPGFEGQERGNAQCYAMDNQ